One genomic region from Deltaproteobacteria bacterium encodes:
- the csrA gene encoding carbon storage regulator CsrA encodes MLVLTRKVGEGIAIGDDVKIVVMQIKGKQVRLGIKAAPTTTVHREEIYQKILDENRAASRPDPVNVGQAQGILGSDTRPAGQAPLRKYLKPPKGPGSE; translated from the coding sequence GTGCTTGTACTCACACGAAAAGTTGGCGAAGGGATCGCCATCGGTGACGATGTGAAGATCGTCGTTATGCAGATTAAGGGTAAGCAGGTCCGTCTCGGGATCAAGGCTGCTCCGACCACGACGGTCCATCGGGAAGAGATCTACCAAAAGATCCTGGATGAGAATCGTGCAGCCTCGCGCCCCGATCCGGTCAATGTCGGTCAGGCCCAGGGTATTCTCGGATCCGACACGCGTCCTGCTGGTCAGGCACCGCTCAGGAAGTACCTTAAGCCCCCAAAAGGGCCGGGATCGGAGTAG
- the flgL gene encoding flagellar hook-associated protein 3 has translation MRISERLRYETVSNRINNARDQNSQAMEELASQRRVEKLSDDPIGASQIIRYRDNIDTLRQLQTNIEYSKGFLERSEEALQAINNNLIRAKELAVAMSNDTYDQNSRSATAREIREILDEVIQLGNTTFNGRFVFGGFRNQTPTLSLEGDFMGDDGIVHLEVSPGNFRPVSLNGRDVFEANPDEVARGHFNMITALNLLHDGMMNNDKDQMHKAMYEVEFQLDKTSSGLATLGAMSNALRETGNRLSGDEIVLREQLSKAQDADIYHSTSEFKRTEAVLQGTLMASTKLLQPSLLNFLQ, from the coding sequence ATGAGAATTTCCGAGCGACTTCGTTACGAAACGGTCTCCAATCGCATTAATAATGCGAGAGATCAAAATTCGCAGGCCATGGAAGAGCTTGCGTCGCAACGTCGCGTCGAGAAACTGTCAGATGATCCCATCGGTGCTAGCCAGATTATTCGCTACCGCGACAATATCGATACCCTGCGCCAACTCCAGACCAATATCGAGTATTCCAAAGGCTTTTTGGAACGCAGTGAGGAGGCCCTGCAGGCCATCAACAATAACCTCATCCGCGCCAAAGAGCTGGCTGTAGCCATGTCCAACGACACTTACGACCAAAACAGTCGCAGCGCGACGGCACGCGAAATCCGAGAAATTCTCGACGAGGTGATTCAGCTCGGTAACACCACATTCAACGGACGCTTCGTCTTCGGCGGGTTTCGCAATCAAACCCCGACCCTGAGCCTAGAGGGCGATTTCATGGGTGACGATGGCATTGTGCACCTTGAGGTGTCGCCCGGCAATTTTCGCCCGGTCAGCCTCAACGGTCGGGATGTCTTCGAAGCCAATCCTGATGAAGTGGCCCGTGGCCACTTCAACATGATCACGGCGCTCAATCTGCTTCACGACGGCATGATGAATAACGACAAAGATCAGATGCACAAGGCCATGTACGAGGTCGAATTTCAACTCGACAAAACTAGCTCGGGCCTGGCGACCTTGGGTGCTATGTCTAATGCACTGCGAGAGACTGGCAACCGGCTCAGTGGCGATGAGATCGTCCTCCGTGAGCAGTTATCGAAGGCGCAAGATGCCGATATCTATCACTCAACCTCGGAATTCAAACGGACTGAGGCCGTACTTCAGGGCACGCTCATGGCATCGACCAAGCTCTTGCAGCCATCGCTTTTGAACTTCCTACAATAA
- the flgK gene encoding flagellar hook-associated protein FlgK, whose product MAGLFHTLTVGSEALLTTRQGVDTAGHNIANAQVEGYSRQTVNIRQNDPLETHGVLIGNGASIASVTRSHDQFVENQLNATHQDSGRAAARADALKTIERVFSPLLNASVSDEVTKFFNTIQNLSNFPTDETIRTTVVEAGRDVSTAFRRVDTDLRDNRTIINDRIFDLVTNVNDQLQEIAKLNVKIQTSETGMGTFANDLRDQRERLLREVSKQVEIKYYEDQYGMLCVRGPDQVTLVERNNAAKFGVQRNFDNDSLFDVTITDWDDHTTRNVTRRMDGGALEAFIRIRDDDIPTLLEKNNEMAYRFAHEVNGVHRSGFGIGEFSESTGRDFFKITDSIDNAAASIDIEDIIAASTHSIAAASTALAPGDNVNLNAIIKLKDARIFTKDGVNLVEFYAQYTANLGMETQRADHAKQSADILVEDLVKRRESISGVSLDEEATNMMKWQANFTASSKVITTIDEMLDTVLSMKR is encoded by the coding sequence ATGGCAGGACTATTTCACACACTCACGGTTGGATCGGAAGCCCTGCTGACGACCCGTCAGGGTGTTGATACGGCTGGCCATAACATCGCTAACGCCCAAGTCGAAGGTTACTCGCGGCAGACGGTCAACATCCGTCAGAACGATCCTCTTGAGACTCACGGTGTGCTCATCGGCAACGGCGCCTCGATTGCCAGTGTAACCAGGTCCCACGATCAGTTTGTCGAGAATCAGCTCAATGCTACCCATCAGGACTCCGGTCGAGCTGCCGCACGAGCTGACGCCCTAAAGACCATAGAGCGCGTGTTTAGCCCACTCTTAAATGCGAGTGTATCGGACGAAGTAACCAAGTTTTTTAATACCATCCAAAATCTCTCGAACTTCCCCACCGACGAAACGATCAGGACCACCGTAGTCGAAGCCGGACGCGACGTGTCTACGGCCTTTCGTCGCGTTGACACGGATCTGCGCGACAATCGCACTATTATCAACGACAGGATTTTCGATCTCGTCACTAATGTGAACGATCAGCTACAGGAAATTGCCAAGCTCAACGTGAAGATCCAGACATCAGAGACGGGCATGGGTACCTTTGCCAACGATTTGCGTGATCAGCGCGAAAGGCTATTGCGTGAAGTTTCCAAGCAGGTCGAGATTAAATATTACGAAGACCAATACGGTATGCTCTGTGTACGCGGGCCAGATCAAGTGACCTTAGTCGAGCGCAATAACGCAGCTAAGTTTGGCGTCCAGAGAAATTTTGATAACGATAGCTTGTTTGACGTCACCATCACCGACTGGGACGACCATACTACTCGGAATGTGACGCGCCGCATGGATGGTGGTGCACTTGAGGCGTTCATTCGGATTCGCGACGATGATATTCCGACGCTGCTCGAGAAAAATAATGAGATGGCTTACCGTTTTGCTCATGAGGTTAACGGCGTGCATCGCAGTGGTTTCGGTATTGGGGAATTTTCGGAGAGCACAGGTCGCGATTTTTTCAAAATTACTGATTCCATCGATAACGCCGCAGCATCGATTGATATTGAAGATATCATTGCCGCATCGACGCATTCCATCGCGGCGGCATCGACCGCGCTGGCTCCTGGCGATAACGTCAATCTAAATGCGATTATTAAGCTCAAAGATGCGCGGATATTTACGAAAGACGGCGTTAACCTCGTTGAATTCTACGCTCAATATACTGCCAACTTAGGTATGGAGACCCAGCGCGCCGATCATGCCAAACAGTCCGCCGACATTTTGGTTGAGGACTTAGTTAAACGACGCGAATCAATTTCGGGGGTGTCGCTCGACGAAGAAGCCACGAATATGATGAAGTGGCAAGCGAACTTTACCGCGTCGTCTAAGGTCATCACGACGATAGATGAGATGTTGGATACAGTTCTAAGTATGAAGCGGTGA
- the flgM gene encoding flagellar biosynthesis anti-sigma factor FlgM, producing MSTSRIGSYTPKATDGLNPAATPQSKAEDGKVQNAKAVAPAAAPQGAGQTANNARANKDYGVNISDAAKTKAEAYQKALDIARSTPDVREDRVSDIKKQIADGTYKPDAGRIADGMLHEAIKEHLAESDN from the coding sequence ATGAGTACCAGCCGCATTGGCAGCTACACTCCCAAAGCAACGGACGGGCTGAATCCGGCAGCGACCCCGCAGTCCAAGGCTGAGGATGGTAAGGTACAGAATGCCAAGGCGGTGGCTCCAGCCGCCGCCCCTCAAGGTGCCGGCCAAACCGCCAACAACGCCCGGGCCAACAAGGACTATGGCGTTAACATCTCGGATGCCGCTAAAACCAAAGCAGAAGCCTACCAAAAAGCTCTCGATATCGCTCGCTCCACTCCCGACGTTCGTGAAGACCGTGTCTCGGATATTAAGAAGCAAATAGCCGACGGTACCTACAAACCAGACGCTGGCCGTATAGCTGACGGCATGTTGCACGAAGCCATCAAAGAACACCTAGCCGAATCTGACAATTAA